In a genomic window of Hoeflea sp. 108:
- a CDS encoding YciI family protein — protein MPRFITIGYGDAAGYNRTAQSVRDAAHAQDAKLRSEGAVIGIAGNPVQVRNPEARDLQTRDGPFMSSALPIAGFAIIEATDLAAAIAKVSQVPCAVAHGVVEVWPLKETG, from the coding sequence ATGCCCAGGTTTATCACAATCGGATATGGCGACGCTGCCGGCTACAACAGAACAGCCCAGTCTGTCAGGGACGCTGCCCATGCACAGGACGCGAAACTGCGGTCGGAAGGCGCTGTCATAGGCATTGCCGGCAACCCGGTCCAGGTCCGCAATCCAGAGGCCCGCGACCTGCAAACGCGCGACGGACCGTTCATGTCGTCGGCTTTGCCGATCGCGGGCTTCGCCATCATCGAGGCGACCGATCTCGCCGCCGCCATCGCAAAGGTTTCGCAGGTACCCTGCGCGGTGGCGCACGGCGTCGTTGAAGTCTGGCCCCTGAAAGAGACAGGCTGA
- a CDS encoding metalloregulator ArsR/SmtB family transcription factor produces the protein MSNGSEQDLASVFAALGDATRLALVTRLLAAGALSATTLADGQAISRQAIVKHLQVLEAAKLVVHERHGREVRYGLDPHRIKEARAFLTTIAAGWDRALDRLKSLVETA, from the coding sequence ATGTCGAACGGATCTGAACAAGACTTAGCGAGTGTGTTCGCCGCGTTGGGAGACGCGACCCGCCTTGCCCTTGTCACTCGGCTTCTGGCCGCCGGCGCCTTGTCGGCTACCACCCTGGCGGACGGGCAGGCCATCTCCCGACAGGCGATCGTGAAGCACCTGCAAGTGCTGGAAGCCGCGAAGCTGGTGGTGCATGAGCGCCACGGCCGGGAAGTGCGATACGGACTCGACCCCCACCGCATCAAAGAGGCGCGCGCGTTCCTTACTACGATCGCAGCTGGCTGGGACCGCGCGCTGGACCGCCTGAAGTCGCTTGTCGAGACAGCGTGA
- a CDS encoding VOC family protein has translation MKDILTFLMFSGENHGKARQAVDFYVSLFPQARIERIDLWEPGEGRAEGTVKTAIFVLNGRRFMASENSLPHAFNFTPSMSLFVECDTEEEVERLFAALSDGGSALMPLGDYGFSRRFGWVADRFGITWQLNLV, from the coding sequence GTGAAAGACATCCTCACCTTCCTGATGTTCTCGGGAGAGAACCACGGCAAAGCAAGACAAGCCGTCGACTTCTACGTCTCACTTTTTCCCCAAGCCCGCATCGAACGGATCGATCTCTGGGAACCCGGCGAGGGCCGGGCCGAGGGCACGGTTAAGACTGCGATCTTTGTCCTCAATGGGCGTCGTTTCATGGCCAGCGAGAATTCGCTCCCGCATGCCTTCAATTTCACACCCTCGATGTCGCTGTTCGTGGAATGTGACACGGAGGAAGAGGTCGAGCGCTTGTTTGCCGCCCTGTCGGACGGCGGCAGTGCCTTGATGCCGCTCGGCGACTATGGCTTCAGCCGCCGGTTTGGCTGGGTCGCCGATCGTTTCGGCATCACCTGGCAGCTGAATCTCGTCTAA